Proteins encoded by one window of Anaeromyxobacter sp.:
- a CDS encoding DUF4912 domain-containing protein: protein MIAKETIVKKVARLLGLAATEGAGWTVAAFKVARTRTRAVLLEAASLLGLSGVSKLKKEDLARQVVDVLKEIRKAAGRATESSSAPARTAAKARPTKAAPAAEPEEITTPPKTPPKAKAAPDAAASPPAQPARSAEPAAPAAPVKAKAKAARPAPRPEAAQAAAAPAGAAPEHDPSTAAKLDLGPAGRSEPHVAQIPWGYGQDRVTAAAIDPDRLYAWWEVTDVAIELARHRLGERGGHASLALRVFDTSGLIFDGSNAHSSFDHRVDRAARQWFFVIGKPTSSAYVELGLVADDGAFARIARSGRVDFPRKDAVAWAEPEWMTVIEGRAQHHGPAAGRGPDGSPQGSAPAGGGAAGGGPAGGGPGGAPGPTGSQAAGAGPVRWVTWVEGAAPGFEAAPLWILRQTATGRQLLVGERFEDRVEWREVSAEGWYQLAGPAEWQEASTVTSWEAGPFQHPVEVLDVVREAWQGRSYGYQVGPVTHVVHGPWEVVIKNLGASVSRSVVARWQVYRSWVTDAGGEVRVSPLGEAPTAGRPGASELLLAGASERRWVAASELRLGGASELWRLGASELRLRGASERAWLGGSERVAQGASERAGQRGSEARLAGGSEARLGGASEGRLGGGSEGRLGGASEARPAGPAGEPGGYPTVGEA from the coding sequence ATGATCGCCAAAGAGACCATCGTGAAGAAGGTCGCCCGCCTGCTCGGCCTGGCGGCGACGGAGGGCGCCGGCTGGACCGTCGCCGCCTTCAAGGTGGCCCGGACGCGGACCCGCGCGGTGCTGCTGGAGGCGGCCAGCCTGCTCGGCCTCAGCGGCGTCTCCAAGCTCAAGAAGGAGGACCTGGCCCGCCAGGTCGTGGACGTCCTGAAGGAGATCCGGAAGGCCGCCGGCCGGGCCACCGAGAGTTCGTCGGCGCCCGCCAGGACCGCCGCCAAGGCCAGGCCGACCAAGGCCGCACCCGCAGCCGAGCCCGAGGAGATCACCACGCCCCCGAAGACGCCCCCCAAGGCGAAGGCCGCACCGGACGCCGCAGCCAGCCCCCCCGCCCAGCCCGCCAGGTCCGCCGAGCCCGCCGCGCCCGCCGCGCCCGTGAAGGCGAAGGCGAAGGCCGCCAGGCCGGCCCCCCGGCCCGAGGCCGCCCAGGCGGCGGCCGCGCCGGCCGGGGCCGCGCCGGAGCACGACCCCTCCACGGCCGCCAAGCTCGACCTGGGCCCGGCCGGGCGCAGCGAGCCCCACGTGGCGCAGATCCCCTGGGGCTACGGGCAGGACCGGGTCACCGCCGCGGCCATCGACCCCGACCGGCTCTACGCCTGGTGGGAGGTCACCGACGTGGCCATCGAGCTGGCCCGGCACCGGCTCGGGGAGCGCGGGGGGCACGCCTCGCTGGCGCTGCGGGTCTTCGACACCAGCGGGCTCATCTTCGACGGCAGCAACGCCCACTCCTCCTTCGACCACCGCGTCGACCGCGCCGCGCGCCAGTGGTTCTTCGTCATCGGCAAGCCCACCTCCTCCGCCTACGTGGAGCTGGGGCTGGTGGCGGACGACGGGGCCTTCGCCCGCATCGCCCGGTCCGGCCGGGTGGACTTCCCGCGCAAGGACGCGGTGGCCTGGGCCGAGCCGGAGTGGATGACCGTGATCGAGGGCCGGGCGCAGCACCACGGCCCGGCGGCGGGTCGCGGCCCGGACGGCTCGCCGCAGGGCTCGGCCCCGGCCGGCGGCGGCGCGGCCGGCGGCGGACCAGCCGGTGGTGGGCCGGGCGGCGCGCCGGGTCCGACGGGGAGCCAGGCCGCCGGGGCAGGCCCGGTCCGCTGGGTCACCTGGGTGGAGGGCGCGGCGCCGGGCTTCGAGGCCGCGCCGCTCTGGATCCTGCGCCAGACCGCCACCGGCAGGCAGCTGCTGGTGGGAGAGCGCTTCGAGGACCGCGTCGAGTGGCGCGAGGTGTCCGCCGAGGGCTGGTACCAGCTGGCCGGACCGGCCGAGTGGCAGGAGGCCAGCACCGTCACCTCCTGGGAGGCGGGCCCCTTCCAGCACCCGGTGGAGGTCCTGGACGTGGTGCGCGAGGCCTGGCAGGGGCGCTCCTACGGCTACCAGGTCGGTCCGGTGACCCACGTGGTCCACGGCCCCTGGGAGGTCGTCATCAAGAACCTGGGCGCCTCGGTCTCGCGCTCGGTGGTGGCGCGCTGGCAGGTCTACCGCTCCTGGGTCACCGACGCCGGCGGCGAGGTGCGCGTCTCGCCGCTCGGCGAGGCGCCCACGGCCGGCCGGCCGGGCGCCTCGGAGCTCTTGCTGGCCGGGGCCAGCGAGCGGCGCTGGGTGGCGGCCAGCGAGCTCAGGCTGGGCGGCGCCAGCGAGCTGTGGCGCCTCGGCGCCAGCGAGCTCCGCCTGCGCGGCGCCAGCGAGCGCGCCTGGCTGGGCGGGAGCGAGCGGGTGGCGCAGGGCGCCAGCGAGCGGGCCGGCCAGCGCGGCAGCGAGGCGCGGCTGGCGGGCGGCAGCGAGGCCCGCCTGGGCGGCGCCAGCGAGGGGCGCCTGGGTGGCGGCAGCGAAGGGCGGCTGGGCGGCGCCAGCGAGGCCAGGCCAGCCGGCCCGGCCGGCGAGCCCGGCGGGTATCCGACGGTCGGGGAGGCGTGA
- a CDS encoding hybrid sensor histidine kinase/response regulator has product MDLPQPSPTHRGDILVVDDTPENLALLAAMLKGRAYHVRAVPSGALALRAAQAEAPDLVLLDISMPELDGYEVCRRLKADPALREIPVIFLSALSETFDKVKAFQAGGVDYVTKPFKVEEMAARIETHLSLRRLRLDLEQRNQELARSYGRLEALEQARQALVQMVVHDLKSPLACIQLSADLLRQDAGLVGEHLQSLEDVRSMSRVMNRMVLDVLDVARTDQAGLRASLAPLDVRGLLADLSHEVRGLAGRARKSLAVEVDGGLPELVSADRDLVRRLLLNLLDNSIKYAPRDSQVSLVARPAGPAGWRLEVRDTGRGIPEAHRQRIFEPYARLERDLDQSAGVSRGLGLAFCRMAAEAHGGRIWVEENRPQGSAFLVELPLDPRAAPAIRPAEAAPAP; this is encoded by the coding sequence ATGGACCTGCCCCAGCCCTCCCCCACCCACCGCGGCGACATCCTGGTGGTGGACGACACCCCCGAGAACCTGGCCCTGCTGGCCGCCATGCTGAAGGGGCGCGCCTACCACGTGCGGGCGGTGCCCAGCGGGGCGCTGGCCCTCCGGGCGGCGCAGGCCGAGGCGCCCGACCTGGTGCTGCTCGACATCTCCATGCCGGAGCTGGACGGCTACGAGGTGTGCCGGCGCCTCAAGGCCGATCCGGCCCTGCGCGAGATCCCGGTCATCTTCCTGTCCGCCCTCTCCGAGACCTTCGACAAGGTGAAGGCCTTCCAGGCCGGCGGGGTGGACTACGTCACCAAGCCGTTCAAGGTGGAGGAGATGGCGGCCCGCATCGAGACCCACCTCTCGCTGCGCCGCCTGCGGCTCGACCTGGAGCAGCGCAACCAGGAGCTGGCGCGCAGCTACGGCCGGCTGGAGGCGCTGGAGCAGGCCCGCCAGGCGCTGGTGCAGATGGTGGTGCACGACCTCAAGAGCCCGCTGGCCTGCATCCAGCTGAGCGCCGACCTGCTGCGGCAGGACGCCGGCCTGGTCGGCGAGCACTTGCAGTCGCTGGAGGACGTGCGCAGCATGTCCCGGGTGATGAACCGCATGGTGCTCGACGTGCTCGACGTGGCCCGCACCGACCAGGCCGGCCTGCGCGCCTCGCTGGCCCCGCTCGACGTGCGCGGGCTGCTGGCCGACCTGTCGCACGAGGTGCGCGGCCTGGCCGGCCGGGCCAGGAAGTCGCTGGCCGTCGAGGTGGACGGGGGGCTGCCGGAGCTGGTGTCGGCCGACCGTGACCTGGTGCGCCGGCTGCTCCTCAACCTGCTCGACAACTCCATCAAGTACGCCCCGCGCGACAGCCAGGTGTCCCTGGTCGCGCGGCCGGCCGGCCCGGCCGGCTGGCGCCTCGAGGTGCGCGACACCGGGCGCGGCATCCCCGAGGCGCACCGCCAGCGGATCTTCGAGCCCTACGCCCGGCTGGAGCGCGACCTCGACCAGAGCGCCGGCGTCAGCCGGGGCCTGGGCCTGGCCTTCTGCCGCATGGCGGCCGAGGCGCACGGCGGGCGCATCTGGGTGGAGGAGAACCGACCGCAGGGCAGCGCCTTCCTGGTGGAGCTGCCGCTCGACCCCCGGGCCGCGCCGGCGATCCGGCCGGCGGAGGCCGCCCCGGCGCCGTGA
- a CDS encoding response regulator, producing the protein MAAADRLAAEGRRGWRRWRLGAIVAAGAILVALVATLLWVNYRSATRVRQQVLAQHQKAFQLRAAALAHFVSSAGEDLRYLADSREVAGFYENRDLGMSMEYGLGMSLFPVRERLRALVVGVGLPGPSRFTGVALIDADGTRLSEAGERVEALPDHQPEPVRQGGDATRVELSEDRRRLVVTRTHWFKGRFAGRVVGWLRPGSVAAAMAGEEGTEDTASTYFILDAAGRSYQPAPELPEPALPPGLADLPSDGRMVELASADGQEAVLLGLRVGLPGQPLSVVDVDDLGDLVGPGSPAASLLGLALAAAAVLGVVLFAVHATTRSLALGIRLEESLWREREVGEKHAALERVERERRRLWQAVNQSPALVVITDAQGQVEFVNPTYERLTGYAEAEALGRQAGLIRSGAHPPAFYREVARTLAGGATWSGELCARKRWGELFWLALSISPARDEQGVVTHLIALGEDITARRLAAQELERARDEAQAANKAKSAFLANMSHEIRTPLNAILGYSQLMTRDDALGEGSRRSLEIINRSGEHLLSLLNEVLEISRIEAGRVVLEAAPFDLHAMLRDLTGMFLLKARDKGLEFEVERGPELPQVLVGDEGKVRQVLVNLLGNAVKFTRQGGVVLRVEVLRSGARLRLRAEVTDTGPGIAREELSRLFREFEQTSSGRALQSGTGLGLAISRGYARLLGGDLTVTSEPGQGSAFRLELPVEIGAAAAATAPAARRVVALRGPGPGPRILLVDDQEANRDWLRQVLQAIGFELREAADGHAAMAAWRAWAPALVLMDLRMPGMGGLEATRAIRAEPGGAATRIVVLTASALESERDEVLAAGADAVLTKPVREPRLLELMGRLLGLEYLEAEPPAAPATAGADLTPAGLAGVPAPLLEALRQATRRGDIDRMGQLIDEVDGSSALAAAALRALAARYDYDALHRALG; encoded by the coding sequence GTGGCGGCGGCGGACCGCCTGGCCGCCGAGGGCCGGCGGGGCTGGCGCAGGTGGCGCCTCGGCGCCATCGTCGCCGCCGGCGCCATCCTGGTGGCCCTGGTGGCCACCCTGCTCTGGGTCAACTACCGGTCTGCCACCCGCGTCCGCCAGCAGGTGCTGGCGCAGCACCAGAAGGCCTTCCAGCTGCGGGCCGCCGCCCTGGCCCACTTCGTCTCCTCGGCCGGCGAGGACCTGCGCTACCTGGCCGACTCGCGCGAGGTGGCCGGCTTCTACGAGAACCGCGACCTCGGCATGAGCATGGAGTACGGGCTCGGCATGAGCCTGTTCCCGGTGCGGGAGCGGCTGCGCGCCCTGGTGGTGGGCGTGGGCCTGCCCGGCCCGTCCCGCTTCACCGGCGTGGCGCTGATCGACGCCGACGGCACGCGGCTCTCCGAGGCCGGCGAGCGGGTGGAGGCGCTGCCGGACCACCAGCCCGAGCCGGTCCGCCAGGGCGGCGACGCCACCCGGGTGGAGCTGAGCGAGGACCGGCGGCGCCTGGTGGTGACCCGCACCCACTGGTTCAAGGGGCGCTTCGCCGGCCGGGTCGTCGGCTGGCTCCGGCCCGGGAGCGTGGCGGCGGCCATGGCCGGCGAGGAGGGGACCGAGGACACCGCCTCCACCTACTTCATCCTGGACGCCGCCGGCCGCTCCTACCAGCCGGCCCCGGAGCTGCCGGAGCCGGCCCTGCCGCCCGGCCTGGCCGACCTGCCCAGCGACGGCCGCATGGTCGAGCTGGCGTCGGCCGACGGCCAGGAGGCGGTGCTGCTCGGCCTGCGGGTGGGCCTGCCTGGCCAGCCGCTCTCGGTGGTGGACGTGGACGATCTCGGGGACCTGGTGGGCCCGGGGTCTCCGGCCGCCAGCCTCCTGGGGCTGGCGCTGGCCGCCGCGGCGGTGCTCGGCGTGGTGCTCTTCGCCGTGCACGCCACCACCCGCTCCCTGGCGCTGGGGATCCGGCTGGAGGAGTCGCTGTGGCGCGAGCGCGAGGTGGGGGAGAAGCACGCCGCGCTGGAGCGGGTGGAGCGCGAGCGGCGCCGGCTCTGGCAGGCGGTCAACCAGAGCCCGGCCCTGGTGGTCATCACCGACGCGCAGGGGCAGGTCGAGTTCGTCAACCCCACCTACGAGCGGCTCACCGGCTACGCCGAGGCGGAGGCGCTGGGCCGGCAGGCCGGGCTGATCCGCTCCGGCGCCCACCCGCCCGCCTTCTACCGGGAGGTGGCGCGCACCCTGGCCGGCGGCGCCACCTGGAGCGGCGAGCTGTGCGCCCGCAAGCGCTGGGGCGAGCTCTTCTGGCTGGCCCTCTCCATCTCGCCGGCCCGCGACGAGCAGGGCGTGGTGACCCACCTCATCGCCCTGGGCGAGGACATCACCGCCAGGCGCCTGGCGGCCCAGGAGCTGGAGCGGGCCCGCGACGAGGCCCAGGCGGCCAACAAGGCCAAGAGCGCCTTCCTGGCCAACATGTCCCACGAGATCCGCACCCCCCTCAACGCCATCCTGGGCTACTCGCAGCTCATGACCCGGGACGACGCGCTGGGTGAGGGCTCGCGGCGCAGCCTCGAGATCATCAACCGGAGCGGGGAGCACCTGCTCTCGCTGCTCAACGAGGTGCTGGAGATCTCCCGGATCGAGGCCGGCCGGGTGGTGCTGGAGGCCGCCCCCTTCGACCTGCACGCCATGCTCCGCGACCTGACGGGCATGTTCCTGCTCAAGGCCCGCGACAAGGGGCTGGAGTTCGAGGTGGAGCGTGGCCCCGAGCTGCCCCAGGTGCTGGTGGGCGACGAGGGCAAGGTGCGCCAGGTGCTGGTGAACCTGCTCGGCAACGCCGTCAAGTTCACCCGCCAGGGCGGCGTGGTGCTGCGGGTGGAGGTCCTGCGCAGCGGCGCCCGGCTGCGGCTGCGCGCCGAGGTGACCGACACCGGGCCCGGCATCGCCCGCGAGGAGCTGTCGCGGCTCTTCCGCGAGTTCGAGCAGACCTCCAGCGGCCGCGCCCTGCAGAGCGGCACGGGGCTGGGCCTGGCCATCAGCCGCGGCTATGCCCGCCTGCTGGGCGGCGACCTGACAGTCACCAGCGAGCCCGGCCAGGGGTCGGCCTTCCGCCTCGAGCTGCCGGTCGAGATCGGGGCCGCCGCCGCGGCGACGGCGCCGGCGGCGCGCCGGGTGGTGGCGCTGCGCGGGCCCGGCCCTGGCCCCCGCATCCTGCTGGTGGACGACCAGGAGGCCAACCGCGACTGGCTGCGCCAGGTGCTGCAGGCCATCGGCTTCGAGCTGCGCGAGGCGGCCGATGGCCACGCCGCCATGGCGGCCTGGCGCGCCTGGGCCCCGGCGCTGGTGCTGATGGACCTGCGCATGCCGGGCATGGGCGGCCTGGAGGCCACCCGCGCCATCCGCGCCGAGCCGGGCGGCGCCGCCACCCGCATCGTGGTCCTGACCGCCAGCGCCCTGGAGTCGGAGCGCGACGAGGTGCTGGCCGCCGGGGCGGACGCCGTCCTCACCAAGCCGGTGCGCGAGCCGCGCCTCCTCGAGCTGATGGGCCGGCTGCTCGGGCTGGAGTACCTGGAGGCCGAGCCGCCCGCCGCCCCGGCCACGGCCGGCGCGGACCTGACCCCGGCCGGCCTGGCCGGCGTGCCGGCCCCGCTGCTGGAGGCGCTGCGCCAGGCCACCCGCCGCGGCGACATCGACCGGATGGGCCAGCTCATCGACGAGGTGGACGGCTCGTCCGCGCTCGCCGCCGCCGCCCTGCGGGCGCTGGCCGCCCGCTACGACTACGACGCCCTGCACCGCGCCCTCGGGTGA
- a CDS encoding transporter substrate-binding domain-containing protein has protein sequence MTLRTWSILLGCAGLLGAATPGVALEEAGGDLAAVQRRGVLRHVGVPYANFVTGSGDGLDVELVTLFARKLGVRYEYVRTEWGKAIPDLVGKLVSSKVGLDQAAPAPIRGDVLANGVTILPWRERAVAFSAPYFPTQVWVMARADSPVQPIRPSGSIEKDIEAVRALLAARRLLSVPGTCLEPSLYQLEPTGAKVVTLKVELNEVAPALLKGDGELSLLDVADAMIALEKWPGKLKVIGPISAPQEMAVAFRKDAPQLRAAFDAFLAEARRDGTYDRLVARYFPEVHLYFPKAFARVGAKGP, from the coding sequence GTGACGCTCCGCACCTGGTCGATCCTGCTCGGCTGCGCCGGGCTGCTCGGCGCCGCAACGCCGGGCGTCGCCCTCGAGGAGGCGGGCGGCGACCTGGCCGCCGTCCAGCGGCGCGGCGTGCTGCGCCACGTCGGGGTCCCCTACGCCAACTTCGTCACCGGCAGCGGCGACGGGCTGGACGTGGAGCTGGTGACCCTCTTCGCCAGGAAGCTCGGGGTCCGCTACGAGTACGTCAGGACCGAGTGGGGCAAGGCCATCCCCGACCTGGTCGGCAAGCTGGTCTCCTCCAAGGTGGGCCTGGACCAGGCCGCCCCGGCCCCCATCCGCGGCGACGTGCTCGCCAACGGCGTCACCATCCTGCCCTGGCGCGAGCGGGCGGTGGCCTTCTCGGCCCCCTACTTCCCGACCCAGGTCTGGGTGATGGCGCGCGCCGACTCGCCGGTGCAGCCCATCCGCCCCTCCGGCAGCATCGAGAAGGACATCGAGGCGGTGCGCGCCCTGCTGGCGGCTCGCCGCCTCCTCAGCGTGCCCGGCACCTGCCTGGAGCCGTCGCTCTACCAGCTCGAGCCCACCGGGGCGAAGGTGGTGACGCTCAAGGTGGAGCTCAACGAGGTGGCCCCGGCGCTGCTCAAGGGCGACGGCGAGCTCTCCCTGCTCGACGTGGCCGACGCCATGATCGCCCTGGAGAAGTGGCCCGGGAAGCTGAAGGTCATCGGCCCCATCAGCGCGCCGCAGGAGATGGCGGTGGCCTTCCGCAAGGACGCCCCGCAGCTGCGCGCCGCCTTCGACGCCTTCCTGGCGGAGGCGCGCCGCGACGGCACCTACGACCGGCTGGTGGCCAGGTACTTCCCCGAGGTGCACCTCTACTTCCCCAAGGCCTTCGCCAGGGTCGGGGCCAAGGGGCCCTAG
- the glgA gene encoding glycogen synthase GlgA, with the protein MDHRAPLKVLVVASEVAPFAKTGGLGDVIGALPKALHRRGIDARVVAPLYAGLDWNALERLDGAVDVPMWWGTARAGVRLGRAPGSDVPVYFLEYHRYFDRPFLYGRPGEGYDDNLERFTFLSRGALELCKSLNFLPDVINANDWQTALVPIYVNTVEWGKPLHAAATVFTIHNMAHQGVTGPGSLFVTGLGQGHFHPGELEHFGALNLMKGGLAHATLLSTVSPTYAEEIQTPAFGCGLDGLLASRRADLRGILNGIDVDEWNPASDPFLPASYSAEDLAGKATCKAALQREAGLPEDPGVPLFGLVGRLTGQKGSDVVAHTLERVLGWDAQVVLLGAGDREAEHFFGTLSARRPDRFKAWIGFDNGLAHRIEAGADFFVMPSRFEPCGLNQLYSLRYGTLPIVRATGGLKDTVEGYDEASGGGTGFVFGDLTPQALGDTIGWALSTWFDRPHHVDAMRRRAMAQDFSWDHEAAAYERLYLDAYQRRRGHAFPGWVLGRDGRR; encoded by the coding sequence ATGGACCACCGCGCCCCGCTGAAGGTCCTCGTGGTGGCCTCCGAGGTCGCCCCGTTCGCCAAGACCGGCGGGCTGGGCGACGTCATCGGCGCCCTGCCCAAGGCGCTGCACCGGCGCGGCATCGACGCGCGGGTGGTGGCGCCCCTCTACGCCGGCCTGGACTGGAACGCCCTGGAGCGGCTGGACGGCGCGGTGGACGTGCCCATGTGGTGGGGCACCGCCCGCGCCGGCGTCCGGCTGGGGCGCGCCCCCGGCAGCGACGTCCCCGTCTACTTCCTCGAGTACCACCGCTACTTCGACCGGCCCTTCCTCTACGGCCGGCCCGGCGAGGGGTACGACGACAACCTGGAGCGCTTCACCTTCCTGTCGCGCGGGGCGCTGGAGCTGTGCAAGTCCCTCAACTTCCTGCCCGACGTGATCAACGCCAACGACTGGCAGACGGCGCTGGTGCCGATCTACGTGAACACGGTGGAGTGGGGCAAGCCGCTGCACGCCGCCGCCACCGTCTTCACCATCCACAACATGGCGCACCAGGGCGTCACCGGGCCCGGCTCGCTCTTCGTCACCGGGCTGGGCCAGGGCCACTTCCACCCGGGCGAGCTGGAGCACTTCGGCGCCCTCAACCTGATGAAGGGCGGGCTGGCGCACGCCACCCTGCTGTCCACGGTCAGCCCCACCTACGCCGAGGAGATCCAGACCCCGGCCTTCGGCTGCGGCCTGGACGGCCTGCTGGCGTCGCGGCGCGCCGACCTGCGCGGCATCCTGAACGGCATCGACGTGGACGAGTGGAACCCGGCCAGCGACCCGTTCCTGCCGGCCAGCTACTCGGCCGAGGACCTGGCCGGCAAGGCCACCTGCAAGGCCGCCCTGCAGCGCGAGGCCGGCCTGCCCGAGGACCCCGGCGTGCCGCTCTTCGGCCTGGTGGGGCGGCTCACCGGGCAGAAGGGCTCCGACGTGGTGGCCCACACCCTGGAGCGGGTGCTGGGCTGGGACGCCCAGGTGGTGCTGCTGGGCGCCGGCGACCGCGAGGCCGAGCACTTCTTCGGCACCCTCTCGGCGCGCCGCCCCGACCGCTTCAAGGCCTGGATCGGCTTCGACAACGGCCTGGCCCACCGCATCGAGGCCGGCGCCGACTTCTTCGTCATGCCCTCGCGCTTCGAGCCCTGCGGCCTGAACCAGCTCTACAGCCTGCGCTACGGCACCCTGCCCATCGTGCGGGCCACCGGCGGCCTCAAGGACACGGTGGAGGGGTACGACGAGGCCAGCGGCGGCGGCACCGGCTTCGTCTTCGGCGACCTGACCCCGCAGGCGCTGGGCGACACCATCGGCTGGGCCCTCTCCACCTGGTTCGACCGGCCCCACCACGTGGACGCCATGCGCCGCCGCGCCATGGCCCAGGACTTCTCCTGGGACCACGAGGCGGCCGCCTACGAGCGGCTCTACCTCGACGCCTACCAGCGACGGCGCGGCCACGCCTTCCCGGGCTGGGTGCTGGGGCGGGACGGCCGGCGCTGA
- a CDS encoding aminotransferase class V-fold PLP-dependent enzyme, whose amino-acid sequence MTFEADATLAVRALAAYLARARAGQGPVLEQPPLAELAGRLEVARHLAEGGLTGPALGAWLERYLEATTRLHHPGYYAHQVAAPAPSGAIGALVDGLTNNPGAIYEMGPAAATIEFVVVNWLLGKVGWRAPALPPAPPGDEVDGQPVGGGALTHGGSLANLTALLAARARVDPAAWQAGGRRDLVVLAPAAAHYSVSRAVGIMGLGQRALVAAPADADGRLLPDRLPAALRALADEGRSVLAVVANACSTALGLYDPLREVGALCREQGLWLHVDGAHGASALLSPALRGRLDGLELADSLTWDAHKLLQAPTLCAAVLVRDHRALDAAFRQDASYLFHDKEAPGFDFMPRTVECTKAALGLRLFLVAAAGGERALATHVERQVALATTAAALLARQPGFEVAAAPESNIVCFRVEGSDALQLELRRRLLAGGRHHVSSAEARGRRWLRLALMSPATDLAELRRLAAAVQAAWAEARAAGW is encoded by the coding sequence GTGACCTTCGAGGCCGACGCCACCCTGGCGGTCCGCGCCCTGGCCGCCTACCTGGCGCGCGCCCGCGCCGGCCAGGGGCCGGTGCTGGAGCAGCCGCCGCTGGCCGAGCTGGCGGGGCGGCTGGAGGTGGCGCGCCACCTGGCGGAGGGCGGCCTGACCGGTCCGGCCCTGGGCGCCTGGCTGGAGCGCTACCTGGAGGCCACCACCCGCCTCCACCACCCGGGCTACTACGCCCACCAGGTGGCGGCCCCGGCGCCCTCCGGCGCCATCGGCGCGCTGGTGGACGGGCTCACCAACAACCCGGGCGCCATCTACGAGATGGGGCCGGCGGCGGCCACCATCGAGTTCGTGGTGGTCAACTGGCTGCTCGGCAAGGTGGGCTGGCGCGCCCCGGCGTTGCCGCCGGCGCCGCCCGGCGACGAGGTGGACGGCCAGCCGGTGGGGGGCGGCGCGCTCACCCACGGCGGCTCGCTGGCCAACCTGACCGCGCTGCTGGCGGCCCGCGCGCGCGTCGACCCCGCCGCCTGGCAGGCCGGCGGGCGGCGCGACCTGGTGGTGCTGGCGCCGGCGGCGGCCCACTACTCGGTGTCGCGCGCCGTGGGGATCATGGGGCTCGGCCAGCGGGCCCTGGTGGCCGCGCCGGCCGACGCCGACGGGCGGCTCCTGCCCGACCGCCTGCCGGCGGCGCTGCGGGCCCTGGCGGACGAGGGCCGGAGCGTGCTGGCGGTGGTGGCCAACGCCTGCAGCACGGCGCTCGGGCTCTACGACCCGCTGCGCGAGGTGGGCGCCCTGTGCCGCGAGCAGGGCCTGTGGCTGCACGTGGACGGCGCCCACGGCGCCTCGGCGCTGCTCTCCCCGGCGCTGCGCGGGCGCCTCGACGGCCTGGAGCTGGCCGACTCCCTCACCTGGGACGCCCACAAGCTGCTGCAGGCCCCCACCCTGTGCGCCGCGGTGCTGGTGCGCGACCACCGCGCCCTCGACGCCGCCTTCCGGCAGGACGCCAGCTACCTGTTCCACGACAAGGAGGCGCCGGGCTTCGACTTCATGCCCCGCACCGTGGAGTGCACCAAGGCCGCCCTGGGGCTCCGGCTCTTCCTGGTGGCGGCGGCCGGCGGCGAGCGGGCCCTGGCGACCCACGTGGAGCGGCAGGTGGCGCTGGCCACCACGGCCGCGGCCCTGCTGGCGCGCCAGCCGGGGTTCGAGGTGGCGGCGGCGCCCGAGTCGAACATCGTCTGCTTCCGGGTGGAGGGCAGCGACGCCCTGCAGCTGGAGCTGCGCCGGCGCCTGCTGGCGGGCGGGCGCCACCACGTCTCCAGCGCCGAGGCGCGCGGGCGGCGCTGGCTGCGGCTGGCCCTGATGAGCCCGGCCACCGACCTGGCCGAGCTCCGGCGCCTGGCGGCGGCGGTGCAGGCCGCCTGGGCGGAGGCCCGCGCCGCCGGCTGGTGA
- a CDS encoding response regulator, whose amino-acid sequence MPTATILIVDDDATLLESLGRALGRTYRVLLAESGADALQLLEQETVDVVVSDHHMPGMTGAQLLQQVATRREGTVRILSSAQPDLAMAIKAINQGDVFRILVKPVELAELQVAVHLAVEKLQLEREHRALRSLVAAHPELERELEQRLSALWPSKGATP is encoded by the coding sequence ATGCCCACCGCCACCATCCTGATCGTCGACGACGACGCCACCCTGCTCGAGTCCCTGGGGCGCGCCCTGGGGCGCACCTACCGGGTCCTGCTGGCCGAGAGCGGCGCCGACGCCCTCCAGCTGCTCGAGCAGGAGACGGTGGACGTGGTCGTCTCCGACCACCACATGCCCGGCATGACCGGCGCCCAGCTCCTGCAGCAGGTGGCGACCCGCCGGGAGGGCACGGTGCGCATCCTCTCCTCCGCCCAGCCCGATCTGGCCATGGCCATCAAGGCCATCAACCAGGGAGACGTCTTCCGCATCCTGGTGAAGCCGGTCGAGCTGGCCGAGCTGCAGGTGGCGGTCCACCTGGCCGTCGAGAAGCTCCAGCTGGAGCGCGAGCACCGGGCGCTGCGCTCGCTGGTGGCCGCCCACCCCGAGCTGGAGCGCGAGCTCGAGCAGCGCCTCTCCGCCCTCTGGCCCTCGAAGGGAGCCACCCCGTGA